In the Afipia sp. GAS231 genome, GTTCATGGGCGGTCCCGGCGAAACCCAGATCGAAGCCGACCGCCGCCTGATCGGCGACCGCATCACGCGGCTGGAAAACGAAATCAAGAAGGTGCAGGCGACGCGGCGGCTGCACCGTGCCGGACGGCAGCGCGTGCCGTACCGCGTGGTGGCGCTGGTCGGCTACACCAATGCCGGCAAGTCGACGCTGTTCAATCGGCTGACGCGCGCCGAGGTGCAGGCCGCCGACATGCTGTTTGCGACCCTCGATCCGACCCTGCGCGCGCTGAGCCTGCCGCATGGCGGCAAGGCGATGCTGTCGGACACCGTCGGCTTCATTTCCAACCTGCCGACGCAACTCGTCGCCGCGTTTCGCGCCACGCTGGAAGAGGTGCTGGAGGCGGATATCATCCTGCACGTCCGCGACATCTCGCATGAGGATGCGGAGGCGCAGGAGCGTGATGTCGACGCCGTGCTACGCCAGCTCGGCATCGATCCCGACGCCGGCGCCCGCCTGCTCGAGGTCTGGAACAAGATCGACCGCTTCGACCCCGAGGAGCGCGAGAACCTGCGCAACATTGCCGCCCGCCGTCCGCCGGAGCGGCCGTGCTTCCTGGTCTCCGCCGAAACCGGCGAGGGGATCGAAGCGCTGCTGACCGCGATCGAGGACCGGCTGGCCGCGACCCGGATTACACTCGACCTGTCGATCGAGGCGTCGGACGGTGCCGGCATCAGCTGGCTGCATCGCAATGCCGAGGTTCTGGCCAAGGAGTTGCACGACGACCGCTTCGACATGACCGTGCGCGTCGACGAGACCAAGCGGGATATCGTGGTCTCGCGGTTTGGGGCAGTACCGCGCGCGGCATGAGGCCGGCTCATCCGGGCCACCCCTGACAGCTAATGTGACAGCGGAGTGACCCGGAGCGGGATTACCTGGCTGCGGCCTTGATATCCTGCGTCCGGACCCCACCGATCCACTTTGTATTTGAGTTTTGCGCGGGCTTGGTCCATTCCGCTCCGGACGCCAAGAGTGAGGTCCGTGATGTCGAATTCCTCCGAGACGATCGTTGCTGCCGACCATGCCGCGCATGCGGCAGGCGATCTCGCGCTCGAAAGGGCGCCGGATAT is a window encoding:
- the hflX gene encoding GTPase HflX: MIVIGPYVRMRRGDADAQTNDGVRDSEARIDEAAGLARAIELTVVEALIAPISQIRPATYLGKGKVEEITGLIAGHDIELVVMDCALSPIQQRNLEKAWNTKVLDRTGLILEIFGRRAKTKEGSLQVELAHLNYQRSRLVRSWTHLERQRGGFGFMGGPGETQIEADRRLIGDRITRLENEIKKVQATRRLHRAGRQRVPYRVVALVGYTNAGKSTLFNRLTRAEVQAADMLFATLDPTLRALSLPHGGKAMLSDTVGFISNLPTQLVAAFRATLEEVLEADIILHVRDISHEDAEAQERDVDAVLRQLGIDPDAGARLLEVWNKIDRFDPEERENLRNIAARRPPERPCFLVSAETGEGIEALLTAIEDRLAATRITLDLSIEASDGAGISWLHRNAEVLAKELHDDRFDMTVRVDETKRDIVVSRFGAVPRAA